Proteins encoded together in one Lathyrus oleraceus cultivar Zhongwan6 chromosome 5, CAAS_Psat_ZW6_1.0, whole genome shotgun sequence window:
- the LOC127081818 gene encoding protein FAR1-RELATED SEQUENCE 5-like produces MVRPNMFPEDIVSDDTKSNVVKDDVKLDKVKDDVKPFFVEIDVGQYFRNETLFITREHMLEWVRMEAKKLEFGVVFRRSDNGSNRRYKVCEDKVIVRDIFWTHPKNIKLFNTFPNILIIGSTYKTNKYRLLLLGIVSATSTKKTFSVGFAFLESEKEVTVTWALEMCKTLLKEHENMSNVIVTD; encoded by the exons ATGGTGCGCCCAAATATGTTTCCCGAAGATATTGTAAGTGATGATACAAAATCGAATGTAGTGAAGGATGATGTTAAACTGGATAAAGTGAAGGATGATGTTAAACCATTTTTTGTCGAGATAGATGTTGGTCAATATTTTAGAAATGAAACACTATTTATTACTCGCGAACATATGCTTGAATGGGTTCGCATGGAGGCCAAAAAATTGGAGTTTGGCGTTGTATTCAGAAGGTCTGACAATGGTTCAAACAGAAG GTATAAAGTTTGTGAGGATAAAGTCATTGTCCGTGACATATTTTGGACTCATCCCAAAAATATCAAGTTGTTCAACACATTTCCCAATATTCTCATAATTGGTTCAACGTATAAGACCAATAAGTATAGGCTTCTACTTCTGGGAATTGTTAGCGCTACTTCTACAAAGAAGACTTTTTCAGTGGGATTTGCATTTTTGGAATCCGAAAAAGAGGTAACCGTTACATGGGCCTTGGAAATGTGTAAGACTTTGTTGAAGGAACATGAAAACATGTCAAATGTAATTGTCACTGATTGA